The Nitrosomonas communis genome has a segment encoding these proteins:
- a CDS encoding aminotransferase class V-fold PLP-dependent enzyme, with protein MSVTRREFLLSATWTAVASAALPLAATGNNHAASAFDSLDWASVRAQFNLSPDYIHLASFYIASHPRPVREAIDKYRKAIDENPYLVVKQGRFEIATRICEAAAAYSGGKANEYAITPNTTTGLALIYNGLLLKRGQEILTTVHDHYAHHESIRFAAEKNGTSWRRIALYGQSSTATEDEIIGRLVKAIQPNTRVVGITWVHSRSGIRLPVHKIADALGEINRHRDNSDRILLVVDGVHGYGAVDESLPELGCDFLAAGTHKWLFAPRGTGIVWARDAAWAQIRPTIPSFISHELIEAWLKGEVLKGPTRADWVSPGEFFAYEHQWAMADAFQFHKTISRARIAARIADLNSLCREGLAKIPRVTLHTPRDNQLAAGIICFEVAGMTPEAVVDKLLERHIIASVTPYAKPYARIAFGIMNTPKEVTVVLQAIADLSGK; from the coding sequence ATGTCTGTGACGCGCCGTGAATTTTTGTTAAGTGCCACATGGACTGCCGTTGCCAGCGCTGCACTGCCGCTGGCTGCAACAGGAAATAACCACGCGGCCAGTGCATTTGATTCTCTTGATTGGGCCTCCGTGCGTGCGCAATTCAACTTATCCCCTGACTACATTCATCTGGCCAGCTTCTACATTGCATCGCATCCGCGGCCAGTACGCGAAGCCATCGATAAATACCGCAAAGCGATAGACGAAAATCCGTACTTGGTTGTCAAGCAAGGAAGATTTGAGATAGCCACACGGATTTGTGAAGCAGCAGCTGCGTACTCGGGCGGCAAGGCGAATGAATATGCTATTACGCCGAATACCACCACCGGTCTTGCGCTGATTTATAACGGGCTGCTGCTCAAGCGTGGACAGGAAATTCTCACCACAGTGCATGACCATTACGCACACCACGAATCTATCCGTTTTGCTGCAGAAAAGAACGGCACCTCCTGGCGGCGTATTGCATTGTACGGGCAATCCTCTACCGCAACGGAGGATGAGATCATCGGACGTCTGGTGAAAGCCATTCAACCCAATACTCGCGTGGTTGGCATTACCTGGGTGCATTCCCGCAGTGGCATACGCTTGCCGGTGCATAAGATAGCAGATGCGCTTGGAGAAATAAATCGCCACCGTGATAATAGTGACCGTATCTTGTTAGTAGTTGATGGCGTGCATGGCTATGGCGCGGTAGATGAATCCCTGCCGGAGCTGGGCTGTGATTTTTTGGCAGCCGGCACGCACAAATGGCTATTCGCGCCACGCGGTACCGGCATCGTCTGGGCACGTGATGCCGCTTGGGCCCAAATCCGCCCGACTATACCAAGCTTTATCAGCCACGAGCTCATCGAAGCATGGCTGAAGGGTGAGGTGCTGAAGGGCCCTACCCGGGCGGACTGGGTTTCACCTGGTGAATTTTTTGCTTATGAACATCAGTGGGCGATGGCGGATGCCTTCCAATTTCACAAGACTATCAGCCGTGCACGTATTGCTGCGCGCATTGCTGATCTCAACAGCTTATGCAGGGAAGGGCTGGCGAAGATCCCGCGTGTGACGTTGCATACGCCACGCGATAACCAGCTTGCCGCTGGCATTATCTGCTTTGAGGTCGCTGGCATGACACCGGAAGCAGTAGTCGACAAATTGCTTGAACGACATATTATTGCAAGCGTAACGCCGTACGCCAAGCCGTATGCCCGAATTGCGTTTGGCATCATGAATACCCCTAAGGAAGTAACAGTTGTTTTACAAGCGATTGCAGATTTGAGCGGCAAATGA
- a CDS encoding amidase, translating into MAVPLPTTDQIREAAKEVGVSLTDEDVRSYRALIAPHINAYNLVDALPDDLPIIQYPRTSGHAPSVEENSHNAWYVKTSIKGASTGPLKGKRIAIKDNVMVAGVPMMNGSSILEGYIPDVDATVVTRLLDAGAEIIGKTHCESYCISGGSHTCAKGPVHNPHKKGYSAGGSSSGSAVVVALGEADMAIGGDQGGSIRMPSSWSGIYGMKPTYGLVPYTGIMPIEIFVDHTGPMTANVADNALMLEVIAGVDGYDSRQPGTAAKVKYSQRLDGGVKGMKIAMVKEGFARPESEAASDAKVKKAAEWLQKLGAQIDEVSIPCHLIAPAIWTPIGVEGITQTMMFGNGYGLSRSDLYITSLISKLHGWQRRADELSETTKLFTVLGSYIKKYHGTYYYGKAINLTRRLTAAYNAVLNEYDLLLMPTMPMKATKLPTAEASREEYVARAIEQIGNTCPFNISHHPAMSIPCGIVEGLPIGMMLVGKHFDEVTIYQAAYAFEQATDWKEM; encoded by the coding sequence GGTTGATGCCCTGCCTGATGATTTACCAATCATACAATACCCTCGTACTTCCGGACATGCTCCATCAGTAGAAGAAAATTCTCATAATGCCTGGTATGTTAAGACCTCCATTAAAGGTGCATCCACTGGTCCTTTAAAAGGTAAAAGAATCGCAATCAAGGATAATGTCATGGTGGCTGGCGTGCCCATGATGAATGGCAGTTCCATTCTCGAAGGTTATATACCAGATGTTGATGCAACGGTCGTTACCCGATTGCTCGATGCTGGTGCTGAGATCATAGGTAAAACGCATTGTGAGTCTTACTGCATTTCTGGTGGAAGCCATACGTGTGCCAAGGGGCCAGTCCATAATCCGCATAAGAAGGGGTATTCCGCTGGCGGTTCTTCTTCCGGCAGTGCAGTAGTCGTGGCGCTAGGAGAAGCTGATATGGCAATCGGTGGAGACCAGGGCGGCTCAATCCGTATGCCCTCTTCCTGGTCAGGCATTTACGGTATGAAACCAACCTATGGTCTCGTGCCTTATACCGGTATCATGCCGATTGAGATTTTCGTCGATCATACCGGTCCGATGACAGCAAACGTGGCGGATAATGCACTGATGCTGGAGGTAATCGCCGGTGTAGATGGTTACGACTCCCGCCAGCCTGGTACAGCAGCAAAGGTCAAGTATTCACAGAGACTTGATGGCGGCGTCAAAGGCATGAAAATTGCCATGGTAAAGGAAGGATTTGCTCGGCCGGAATCAGAAGCAGCATCGGATGCGAAAGTGAAAAAAGCTGCTGAATGGTTGCAAAAACTTGGCGCCCAGATAGATGAAGTATCGATTCCTTGCCATCTGATTGCACCCGCAATATGGACACCCATTGGTGTGGAAGGGATTACGCAGACTATGATGTTTGGCAATGGTTATGGTCTGTCACGCTCTGACTTGTACATCACCAGCTTAATCAGTAAATTACATGGTTGGCAGCGACGCGCTGACGAATTGTCCGAAACCACCAAATTATTCACTGTGCTTGGTAGTTATATTAAGAAATATCATGGCACGTATTACTATGGTAAAGCGATTAACCTGACGCGCCGACTAACGGCTGCTTATAATGCTGTATTGAATGAGTATGATTTGCTGCTGATGCCAACTATGCCCATGAAAGCAACCAAACTGCCAACTGCTGAAGCGAGCAGGGAAGAATATGTGGCCAGAGCCATAGAGCAGATCGGCAATACCTGCCCCTTTAATATTAGCCATCATCCAGCGATGAGCATACCGTGCGGCATAGTGGAGGGGCTACCCATCGGCATGATGTTAGTTGGAAAACATTTTGACGAAGTAACAATTTATCAAGCGGCTTATGCATTCGAACAAGCTACAGACTGGAAAGAAATGTAA
- a CDS encoding DUF190 domain-containing protein, which translates to MHGYQLTFFTQQARQHDGLPLGEWLLQESRRLGIRGATLMAATQGYGHDGKLHAAHFFELNDQPIEVMMALSEADAKRIFNRLHEEGINIFFIKTPIEYGMSEEH; encoded by the coding sequence ATGCATGGTTATCAATTGACTTTTTTTACCCAACAAGCCCGTCAACATGATGGCTTACCCTTGGGTGAATGGTTATTACAAGAATCGCGCAGACTCGGTATCAGAGGTGCCACATTAATGGCTGCAACCCAAGGTTACGGTCATGATGGCAAACTACATGCAGCACATTTTTTCGAGCTGAATGATCAGCCCATAGAAGTAATGATGGCGCTGAGTGAAGCTGACGCCAAACGCATATTTAACCGACTACACGAAGAAGGAATCAATATCTTCTTCATCAAAACACCCATAGAATATGGTATGAGCGAAGAACACTAA
- the crcB gene encoding fluoride efflux transporter CrcB: MFHSILAICIGASLGALLRWLLGSTLNALFPAIPPGTLIANLIGSYLIGIAIALFANHPELAPQWRLFIITGFLGGLTTFSTFSAEIITLIQQERLFLAAGAISLHVIGSLLMTMLGLATISLFRSA; the protein is encoded by the coding sequence ATGTTTCATTCCATACTCGCCATTTGCATCGGTGCATCGTTAGGCGCTCTCCTACGGTGGCTCCTTGGAAGCACGCTCAACGCGCTATTTCCAGCCATTCCGCCAGGAACGCTCATCGCCAATCTCATTGGCAGCTATTTGATAGGTATAGCAATTGCCCTATTTGCCAATCACCCTGAGCTTGCCCCCCAGTGGCGTTTATTTATTATTACTGGCTTCCTCGGTGGACTCACGACTTTCTCTACCTTCTCGGCAGAAATTATCACGCTCATTCAACAAGAACGACTATTTTTAGCAGCCGGTGCTATCAGTCTACATGTGATAGGATCATTGTTGATGACAATGCTCGGGTTAGCAACAATTTCGCTTTTCAGGAGCGCCTAA
- a CDS encoding VOC family protein — protein MTITLNHTIVPCFDKQASAELYCRLFGFEYLGKFSHFIVVRVNDTLCLDFDNKEKFESHHYAFKVSEQEFDEIFARLQAEKLKYGSGPTEAENMTINHNYGGRGVYFRDPNGHLLELLTADYEMPPQ, from the coding sequence ATGACCATTACCCTTAATCATACGATTGTGCCGTGCTTTGATAAGCAAGCGTCCGCAGAGCTTTATTGCAGATTATTTGGTTTTGAATACTTGGGTAAATTCTCCCACTTTATTGTGGTGCGGGTGAACGATACGCTATGCCTGGATTTTGATAACAAGGAAAAATTTGAATCGCACCATTATGCATTTAAAGTTTCCGAGCAGGAGTTTGACGAAATCTTTGCGCGCTTGCAGGCAGAGAAGCTTAAATATGGCAGTGGTCCTACTGAGGCAGAAAATATGACGATTAATCATAATTATGGAGGGCGTGGAGTTTATTTCCGTGATCCAAATGGACATCTGTTGGAACTGCTTACGGCAGATTATGAAATGCCTCCACAATAA